The Mytilus galloprovincialis chromosome 2, xbMytGall1.hap1.1, whole genome shotgun sequence genome has a window encoding:
- the LOC143062228 gene encoding kielin/chordin-like protein, producing MNTLRICLVFGIGIAGVISKRCVVYTPSETIPAIPKGARLGRTCHSVMTDQNNYCIEWDCPPTDCSDPIIPETGCPHCKGTCVNGGRVYQEGVSFKCDDGCNTCTCQFSTLMMCYLKTPPTECIN from the exons ATGAATACCTTACGTATTTGCTTAGTGTTTg GCATAGGGATTGCTGGTGTGATTAGTAAAAGATGTGTTGTTTATACACCGAGTGAAACTATACCCGCCATTCCAAAGGGTGCCCGATTAGGTAGAACGTGCCATTCCGTGATGACTGACCAAAATAATTATTGCATTGAATGGGATTGTCCCCCAACTGACTGTTCTGATCCCATTATACCAGAGACTGGATGTCCTCACTGTAAAG GTACATGTGTAAATGGAGGTAGAGTGTATCAGGAAGGTGTATCGTTCAAATGTGACGATGgctgtaatacatgtacatgtcagtTTTCTACGTTGATGATGTGTTATTTGAAAACCCCACCAACTGAATGCATTAACTAA
- the LOC143062227 gene encoding kielin/chordin-like protein, whose product MKILFVCFVFGIGIAGVLGRRCVVYSAGETIPAIPKGARYGRTCHSVLFDPKRYCIEWDCPQTDCSNPIIPYSGCPYCQGTCVNDGNVYQYGVSFPCDGGCNTCTCFMSTMRACFKKTPPAECL is encoded by the exons atgaaGATCTTATTTGTATGTTTTGTGTTTG GCATAGGGATTGCTGGTGTACTTGGTAGAAGATGTGTTGTTTATTCGGCGGGTGAAACTATTCCAGCCATTCCAAAGGGTGCGCGGTATGGTAGAACGTGTCATTCTGTGCTTTTTGACCCCAAAAGGTACTGCATTGAGTGGGATTGTCCCCAAACTGACTGTTCTAATCCAATCATACCATATAGTGGTTGTCCTTACTGCCAAG GTACATGTGTAAATGATGGTAATGTGTATCAGTATGGTGTGTCATTCCCATGTGACGGAGGATGTAATACCTGCACGTGTTTCATGTCGACTATGAGGGCGTGCTTTAAGAAAACACCACCAGCAGAGTGCCTGTGA